GAAGCTCACTCGGTTTAATGCAGAATGGCAAGACGTTCCTGAAAATCATTTGCTAATGGTGGATAAAGATTTTTCGATTCAACTAAGATCGTTATGAGTAGCTGCATTCTTCTTGCAGATGATATAATTTAGGAACATAACAACAGGTCTAGGGACTATTATGCCATCGTTTGATGTTGTTTCAGAAATTAATACTGTGGAATTACGCCATGCTGTTGATAATGCCAGTCGTGAAATAAACAATCGTTTTGATTTTCGCGGTGTGGAATCCAGTCTCACGCTTGAAGATTTAAGCGTAACCTTAAAATCGGAATCAGATTTTCAAGTCAGGCAAATGGAAGATGTCTTTCGTAATCATTGTAGTAAACGGGGCGTAGATACTGCTGGTGTTGAGATGGAGGATAAGCCTGTTCATAGTGGTAAGACATACAGTCTTACGATGACGTTTAAGCAAGGAATTGATCAGCCGACGGCAAAGAACATTGTAAAACTGATAAAAGATAGTAAAAGTAAAGTTCAGGCGTCTATTCAGGGCGATAAAGTGCGAGTCACAGGAAAAAATCGCGATGATTTACAGGATGCTATTGCACTTTTAAAAAAATCAGATATCGAATTACCCTTGCAATTTAATAACTTTCGCGATTAGCTTTTGGGAAGTAAATTTAGGAGTGGCTGATATTATCCTACGGTGTTGCAGTATATTCTGAGAAATCCTCAAAAGATCTGTTCAACAGACATCCAACGCTTAATGGTATGATGTTTTAGCAGCCTTTTATTGGAGGAGAGCTTTCCTCTGAAGTTGCATCATTTTGTGCTTTTAAAGCTTTTATGGCTAGATTGGTAGAAAAAAATGATGCTTCGGGTAATCTTTGTGTGTCATGGGATCCAGAAAGGTCAGTTAACAAAGGAATGATAACCTCTTGATAGTACGAGGAACGTTTTATTTGCAAAAAATTTCGGTCTCTACGCAACAAACTAGCAATCTCCGCCAGATTAGATTGTGGTTTTTGCAGCAACAGAGCAATATCTCGCTCGATATTAACTAATTGCTTGTTATTTTTTGCAGCCTCTTTTACAGAACTCCGCGGTTGATTCTTTAGTAATTCTCTTTTTTCTTGCAGCCGTTCTATTATAAAACGAACATCGGCGCTCATTACTGGTGTCATCATGGCCTCTTCTTTTTCTTGAGGTGTTGTAACCGACTCGTCTATTAAGGGGGCCTTGGCTGCGGCTAAGAAGGTTTTTTCATGCCCTTTTAAAATGAAATCTGCTGCTTCAAGTAAATGACGAAAAGTGGGGGCTGGTTGCAGATGGTGTTGTTGAGCATATTGCAACTCTATGGTATACGCTGCAATTAATGGTGCGATGATATCCTCTGATAACGTTCGAGCCTGGAGAATATCGTGAATTTCTTGTATGTTATAATCAGGGATATTAATTGTCTGTAAGCGCCTTGCTAGCGCAGTACTCGAAATGCGTCGACCGGCCATTGTCGCAGGGTTTTGCGTGCCGATTATTGTAAACCCTGGTCGCTCAGGACGTAACCCTTCAGGCGTTTTTCCCATCAACAAGGAGTTGAGCAAACGCTCCATCATCGGGGAGCTATTGATTTCATCAATAACAACGACAGCGCCTTCGTGGAATGCTTTCAATAAAAGAGTTTCTTTTTCACTCAACGACCAACTGGCGGGAAGGCGATAAAATGGTTTTTCATTGGTTACCGGTCGACTAAAATCATGTATCTCCTGATAACCATGCGCTCTCAATGCTGCGATAACCACCTCACTTTTACCGACACCGGGAGCACCCTCAAGAACCATCCCTCCTAATCCGCCATAGCGCTGTTCGTCATTACTTGCACTGTTTTTCGGTATTCACGCAAGCATAACAAATTATCGAGTTGTTGCATTACGTGTTGACGAGATTTTGTTACTAAAAATGAGGTATCTTCATGCATTGCTTCAGGAGGTAGCGGCAGTGGCTTAGGTTCAGGGAAACGTGCAAAAAAAGTAGCGCGTTGACTCTCTGGTATTAAATTTTTGCATACTTGATGAGTGAAATACTGCAAGATTTGAGTAAAATCTTGCTCTGGATGTATTTGATAATACGATGTTGCTAATAAAGCGATCATTTGCAATTCACGTGGAGAAATTAACACATCACTTGTTGAGAGTGCACAAATTGCTTGGTATACAGCGAAAAGATGATGAGTAGCTTCAGCATGAGTTTCCCATGCAGCTACAGTTGTATGTTGAAAGATAGGTTTAACAATATTTTCATAGATAATACTGAATGGGATGGGTGTAAAAAGCACAGCCTGGCCATGACGCTGAAAAAAAGGGGCTAATGTTCGTTCGTCACCATAGCTCACTGGGTTCCCAGCAAAAATCACTTTATGCTGGTTAGAAAGTAAGTGAAGCTCGCCATCGACTAAAAGGCGTGGTGGCTTTTGAAATAATCCTTCGAATTTGCTCCATTGTTCAGGACTTAAATTGGCTTCATCTAAAAAAAGATAATGCTGTCCTGGCCCCGATTGTTTCATCCATTTGTTAAGATTTCTTTCTCCTATTAAAAGGGTATCGTCGCCTTGGCATAATATGCTTTCTACAAACGTTGATTTACCAACACCTGAAAGTCCAGTTAGAAAAACATACGGTGCATTATCAAGCGCTTTAAGGACTTCTTCTCGCCGCCTATGGTTAAATGCAATCGCTTCTGCCTCACTGTTGGTCACATCAAAGGGAGTAAGGAAATGGTTGGCTTTAGGTAAATCGCGCATACCTATCCATGCTTCATCACTTGAGGTAGCGTCAGGATGTGTGATTAAAAAATCTCGTCTTGTTTTTAATATACTGAGAGATTCTTTTGCCAAAAATGGTCTTAAATGTTCGCAGCATCGCTCGTCCATATCACCTAAACAGGCTTTTTTTTCTTGTATTGTTACGGTGTGTTGCTGGTGGGAACAACCATGAAGATGAGAAATATCATCGCTAATCAATAATAATTGACCGGGAGAGGAGGTGGTTGCTTGCCGTGCAAATAGTACTGGTGCCAAACCATCCGCAAGTTCTGTCGAAAAATGGCCTTTTAAAATAATACGTTGATTATTTGCCAGCGCAGATGAAATAGCTCCTTTTGAATCATAAAAACCAAATCGTGGTGTGAAATAGTGATCTATTATAGGATGTTTTAATTGCTCCATTGCTTGGTAAATGGCTTTATGGCTAACATGGCAAGGGAGAGGGATTGGTGGTTCATCTATGGCAGGGAAAGGCAAAGGCGCATCAGCAAAAAGCTTTGGTTCTAAACGAACTATTCTGGCGTCTGAATCTGCCTTATGGCAATAAAGAAGGTATTGCTCGCCTTGTTGAATTAATATTGGCCTATCCTTAGGCAACAGGCTAGTATCAGGCAGTGTATTATCACTTAATCCAGGCGCCATACTGACTAGCGCCATATCACAACCACAATAAAGTCCGCCATGAATATGGCTAATTAAATCCGTGTGATCACATTCTGAAACATCAATGACGATGCAATCAGGATGGTCAGCGTTTATCATGGCCACGGTCGTATCTACATCGCTACTTTTTATAATCTGTGTAGCAGCCATGTTCCCTGTTTCCCATGCCAGTGATTCTGTTTGTTGACGCGATGATTGGATTATATCTCGTAGTACAGGGGGCAAGTTAACGCCCGGTAAAACATCGACTTGTAAGCGCACATTATAAATTTTACATTCAGTTAGTAATTTAGCCCAATCGTCTTCACTTAATTCTCGCGTTAAGTGGACATTCAATACGCTTCCCTGTGCTGCTGCAATCATTCCGGGTGCATGGAATAATTCCCCTTCATGCACGCGATGGTTGTGAAAGAACTGGCTATATTGCGTAGGATTTAATACTAAACTTTCAGCGGTTAACAGCAATGGCTCTTGTTGTAAGCATTCTTTTAAAGAACTCCAATCATATCCTTCATGACGAATAAGCTCACAGCCTGACGGAAGTTCTATTCTACGACCATCATATTCAATGTAACCACGTGAGTGAGCTTCTTGCCAAAAGCGTTGAAATGCTTCATCTTCCCACGGGCCATTTTGAATAATAAGGGGACTACCTTGCGCAATAGCTTTCTGCAATATACCTTCTTCAAAATGAAGCGCATGGCCATCCAGCACCCAACGTCCTAAGAGTCGCTCTTCCCAATCGAGCGAGTGGTACAATTGGATAGCTCCTTTGCTCATTACCATGGTCTCATCGTGAACAGGGATGATTGGCACACTATCTTGTAGTTTAGCCAATGGAATAGGGCATGTTTCAACTCGATTAAAGCGAGAATAAAAATCAGAACCTTGGTAAACATCCGGTTTATTGACATTAAGTAAACCAATTACTCGGCAATCTTTGGGGAGCGGCACACCGTCTGCTCCTGGCTCACGATCGAGTAAAGCATTAAAACGCACGATATCGTCCGCATCAAACTGCTCATAATTGACAATAAGAACTGGCGCCTGCCCTGTGCGATGAGCTTGCAGAAAATTATAGAGCGGTCCGCCAGGGCCTTTGCATAAAATACCACTGTCTTCTATATCATATGCAACAAAGGGGGCAGAGCAGACTAAGTCTTCAGGTGAGTGAATATAAAAGACAGGTCGGCTAGTGGATTGACAATAATGCTCTAATGCCCAACGCAGAGCCACCACGTCATCCGTTGTTGGCAGTTCGACAAGGCGTCTGGGTGTTGAATCCTGCAAGCAGGATTGGCAATATTGCGCGCATGAGGTTGACGTCGTAGTGGTTGCTTCCCAGGTGTGGAATAGCTTTCTAAAGTCATTTAGTCGTGTGGAAAAAGGATCCGCTGCAGGGCTTTCAAGTTCTTCCGTCGGCAGTGTCGTTGCGGTTAGTGTTGGATTCGTGGGAATTAATGTCGATATCGCGGTAAAAGAAGGAGGATTCGATTCATTCACATGAATGGATGCCGGATAGCCACCCAAATCACAACGGTGCCATTCATTGTTGATAAAAATTTCAACAAAAGCATGACAATCGTTGGTAATGATGCGAATAGGGGTATCAGGATAGCGTTCTTGCATTTCAGCTTTAAATGCAACCACGCGATGGCGACACGCCCCTTTTTTTTGCTCACGTATAGCACGCAGATAATCTATACCAGTCGCATTTGAAGAATCGATGTCTAGTGGAGCAGCATGAAATGCTTGCATTTCATTAACCAGCTCCTGAATGTCTGTTGGTAAAGGGGATAAACTGTCATCTTTTTGTAAGAGAAAATCAATTTCAATAGTCGTTGTGGTGTTTCTACTGCAGATGTAATACAAATTGTCTCGTGCTGAATACTTTATTTCAATGTCCATTGGTGGGTCGACGTGATAATGTGTGAGTTTCTCACGCGCTGAAAGCGAGGCCAATGCCTGCCAATCACTATGGATAGTCAGTTTTTGCTTCCCATAATAAATTGACTGATCGGGCTCTTTTTTAAATTGCTGTGCTTGATGATAAAGATCAATAGGCGAGTGAATGAGAGAGCAGGGTTGCAAATTTAAATCACCATTTTTTTGCAATGTAAACGCTTGCTCCATTGAGCATAGATTTGTAGTAATAATCGCTTGATGAAATACATCCAAACGATAGTCCCTCACTGGTATCTCGACAGCATTCCCAATTGGATAAAAGATACGGTCAACGTTATATTGGTGTTCTTGAGTGGTGGTATTTGCGTCTATGACACTACTACTGTTAGATAAATGTCCATGTCCAGAAAAATACTTAAATAGTCCTGCCATCCCCCTTCTGAGCTGCCTAGACTGTTCTGGCAAAAGTTTATTCCATAC
This genomic interval from Legionella oakridgensis ATCC 33761 = DSM 21215 contains the following:
- a CDS encoding YajQ family cyclic di-GMP-binding protein, which produces MPSFDVVSEINTVELRHAVDNASREINNRFDFRGVESSLTLEDLSVTLKSESDFQVRQMEDVFRNHCSKRGVDTAGVEMEDKPVHSGKTYSLTMTFKQGIDQPTAKNIVKLIKDSKSKVQASIQGDKVRVTGKNRDDLQDAIALLKKSDIELPLQFNNFRD
- a CDS encoding AAA family ATPase, whose translation is MVLEGAPGVGKSEVVIAALRAHGYQEIHDFSRPVTNEKPFYRLPASWSLSEKETLLLKAFHEGAVVVIDEINSSPMMERLLNSLLMGKTPEGLRPERPGFTIIGTQNPATMAGRRISSTALARRLQTINIPDYNIQEIHDILQARTLSEDIIAPLIAAYTIELQYAQQHHLQPAPTFRHLLEAADFILKGHEKTFLAAAKAPLIDESVTTPQEKEEAMMTPVMSADVRFIIERLQEKRELLKNQPRSSVKEAAKNNKQLVNIERDIALLLQKPQSNLAEIASLLRRDRNFLQIKRSSYYQEVIIPLLTDLSGSHDTQRLPEASFFSTNLAIKALKAQNDATSEESSPPIKGC
- a CDS encoding ATP-binding protein, whose product is MITRQVMWDDEAYIASDFEELSILKRGTPFNDKVELLALTPESLHSLRLLDLKNSNITAEMLKVFLNAAPNLAEIDLTDCPNLVLDDELRRRLSYIQQGPLSKARVTSDAFAGLVYQNSFDSVWNKLLPEQSRQLRRGMAGLFKYFSGHGHLSNSSSVIDANTTTQEHQYNVDRIFYPIGNAVEIPVRDYRLDVFHQAIITTNLCSMEQAFTLQKNGDLNLQPCSLIHSPIDLYHQAQQFKKEPDQSIYYGKQKLTIHSDWQALASLSAREKLTHYHVDPPMDIEIKYSARDNLYYICSRNTTTTIEIDFLLQKDDSLSPLPTDIQELVNEMQAFHAAPLDIDSSNATGIDYLRAIREQKKGACRHRVVAFKAEMQERYPDTPIRIITNDCHAFVEIFINNEWHRCDLGGYPASIHVNESNPPSFTAISTLIPTNPTLTATTLPTEELESPAADPFSTRLNDFRKLFHTWEATTTTSTSCAQYCQSCLQDSTPRRLVELPTTDDVVALRWALEHYCQSTSRPVFYIHSPEDLVCSAPFVAYDIEDSGILCKGPGGPLYNFLQAHRTGQAPVLIVNYEQFDADDIVRFNALLDREPGADGVPLPKDCRVIGLLNVNKPDVYQGSDFYSRFNRVETCPIPLAKLQDSVPIIPVHDETMVMSKGAIQLYHSLDWEERLLGRWVLDGHALHFEEGILQKAIAQGSPLIIQNGPWEDEAFQRFWQEAHSRGYIEYDGRRIELPSGCELIRHEGYDWSSLKECLQQEPLLLTAESLVLNPTQYSQFFHNHRVHEGELFHAPGMIAAAQGSVLNVHLTRELSEDDWAKLLTECKIYNVRLQVDVLPGVNLPPVLRDIIQSSRQQTESLAWETGNMAATQIIKSSDVDTTVAMINADHPDCIVIDVSECDHTDLISHIHGGLYCGCDMALVSMAPGLSDNTLPDTSLLPKDRPILIQQGEQYLLYCHKADSDARIVRLEPKLFADAPLPFPAIDEPPIPLPCHVSHKAIYQAMEQLKHPIIDHYFTPRFGFYDSKGAISSALANNQRIILKGHFSTELADGLAPVLFARQATTSSPGQLLLISDDISHLHGCSHQQHTVTIQEKKACLGDMDERCCEHLRPFLAKESLSILKTRRDFLITHPDATSSDEAWIGMRDLPKANHFLTPFDVTNSEAEAIAFNHRRREEVLKALDNAPYVFLTGLSGVGKSTFVESILCQGDDTLLIGERNLNKWMKQSGPGQHYLFLDEANLSPEQWSKFEGLFQKPPRLLVDGELHLLSNQHKVIFAGNPVSYGDERTLAPFFQRHGQAVLFTPIPFSIIYENIVKPIFQHTTVAAWETHAEATHHLFAVYQAICALSTSDVLISPRELQMIALLATSYYQIHPEQDFTQILQYFTHQVCKNLIPESQRATFFARFPEPKPLPLPPEAMHEDTSFLVTKSRQHVMQQLDNLLCLREYRKTVQVMTNSAMAD